A region of Methanocorpusculum labreanum Z DNA encodes the following proteins:
- a CDS encoding AAA family ATPase produces MRQKQPGSQIDRITIRGFRSIRSCDLKLRDINILIGANGAGKSNFLAVFCMMEQMFAKRLQKYVTYNGGPDSLLWFGRQETEKISVGIYFGNNGYGFDLKPTKDNRLMFEDEWFSWNLLKENRSLGSGHLESLYDAGTGTFIDKYVLKHVHQWIVYHFHDTGDNAKVKQIHAINDNICLRPDAGNLAAYLYLIKLTAPNNYQRIRKVIQLAAPFFDDFILRPKPDNPEMIELEWCSTHGKTPFKAADFSDGTLRFICLATLLLQPVENIPETVLLEEPELGLHPYALSLLAALIRSAGLVKQIIVSTQSALLLSEFEPKDIIVVDWQNDASTFRRLEDDEDLQNWIAQDYSLGELWEKNIFGGRPQ; encoded by the coding sequence ATGAGGCAGAAACAACCCGGTTCCCAGATCGACCGAATAACGATCCGCGGATTTCGTTCGATTCGGTCCTGCGATCTCAAGCTTCGCGACATAAATATTCTGATTGGAGCGAACGGTGCGGGAAAATCGAATTTTCTCGCGGTATTCTGCATGATGGAACAGATGTTTGCCAAACGTCTGCAGAAGTACGTTACCTATAACGGCGGTCCTGACTCCCTCCTCTGGTTTGGGAGACAGGAAACCGAGAAGATAAGTGTCGGCATATACTTCGGAAATAACGGATACGGGTTCGATCTCAAACCAACCAAAGACAATCGGCTGATGTTCGAGGATGAATGGTTCTCCTGGAACCTCCTCAAAGAGAATAGATCGCTTGGCTCAGGACATCTGGAGTCTCTGTATGATGCCGGAACCGGGACATTCATCGATAAATACGTGTTGAAACACGTGCATCAGTGGATCGTCTACCACTTCCACGACACCGGAGACAATGCAAAAGTCAAACAGATCCATGCGATCAATGATAACATTTGTCTCAGACCGGATGCAGGAAATCTTGCCGCATATCTCTATCTGATAAAACTGACTGCTCCAAACAATTATCAGAGGATCAGAAAAGTGATCCAGCTTGCGGCTCCCTTCTTTGATGACTTCATCCTGCGGCCAAAACCAGACAATCCCGAAATGATCGAGCTCGAATGGTGTTCGACCCATGGGAAAACGCCGTTCAAAGCCGCCGACTTCTCCGACGGGACTCTGCGGTTCATCTGCCTTGCAACCCTGCTTCTTCAGCCGGTCGAGAACATCCCGGAAACCGTGCTGCTCGAGGAGCCTGAGTTAGGTCTGCACCCGTATGCCCTCTCGCTGCTTGCAGCCCTGATAAGATCAGCCGGGCTTGTCAAACAGATCATCGTCTCGACACAGTCGGCTCTGCTCCTCAGCGAGTTTGAGCCAAAGGATATCATCGTTGTCGACTGGCAAAATGACGCCTCCACATTCCGCAGACTCGAGGACGATGAAGATCTCCAGAACTGGATCGCACAGGATTATTCGCTTGGGGAACTCTGGGAAAAGAACATCTTTGGCGGGAGACCGCAGTAG
- a CDS encoding methanogenesis marker 16 metalloprotein, which produces MKTLAEINRKIADKTAVVITAKSLKERIRKGEIITPDDVDVVTCGTFGVMSGTSAFLAFQAGTPGTFRHVVSMTLNGVPAFIGPCPNESNGHVDCIIYGTSRAEQNPSYGGGHLFSDLAAGKPVTAEIITDTGTIRRLVSVDDMSAARLIVTRGGFKNYMGFVNRSEEEISTIFSTFPMKPKMQSASVSGCGEINPLENDPKLRYHVPGASALVNGSPALILGCGTRSSPEKPNLSLSADMQGMHPDMMGGFVTALGAECLTSIGTAIPVLDDETMDALRILDEDIPLPVADIQNRTPFAAATYADVWQNTDGRVRVDASRCVNECTECAKDLCPVAAIRPDLSIGKACMGCLTCITVCRHQVFSANAGTLHIPDADIRIGLRQSDRVRGNRAAALVRDRISSGAWRF; this is translated from the coding sequence ATGAAAACTCTTGCAGAAATCAACCGGAAAATTGCCGACAAAACCGCAGTCGTCATAACGGCCAAAAGCCTCAAGGAACGTATCCGAAAAGGGGAGATAATCACCCCGGATGATGTTGACGTGGTGACCTGCGGAACATTCGGGGTGATGTCTGGAACATCCGCGTTTCTCGCATTCCAAGCCGGGACGCCTGGAACCTTCCGGCATGTCGTCTCCATGACGCTGAACGGAGTTCCGGCGTTCATCGGCCCCTGCCCGAATGAAAGCAACGGACATGTAGACTGTATTATATACGGAACGTCCCGTGCGGAGCAGAATCCCTCATACGGCGGCGGACACCTTTTTTCGGATCTTGCCGCAGGAAAGCCGGTCACTGCCGAGATCATCACCGACACGGGAACGATCCGCCGTCTGGTCAGTGTGGATGATATGTCCGCAGCCAGGCTGATCGTCACCCGCGGAGGATTCAAAAACTACATGGGGTTTGTGAACCGGAGTGAAGAAGAGATCTCCACGATTTTTTCCACGTTCCCGATGAAGCCAAAGATGCAGAGCGCGTCCGTTTCCGGATGCGGGGAGATCAATCCGCTCGAAAATGACCCGAAGTTACGCTATCACGTCCCCGGGGCATCGGCACTCGTGAACGGCAGTCCCGCTCTGATTCTCGGGTGCGGGACGAGATCGTCGCCGGAGAAACCGAACCTTTCGTTGTCTGCGGACATGCAGGGTATGCATCCCGACATGATGGGCGGTTTTGTGACCGCGCTCGGCGCCGAATGCCTGACTTCAATTGGGACCGCGATCCCTGTACTGGATGACGAAACGATGGACGCTCTCCGCATTCTCGACGAGGATATCCCCCTCCCGGTCGCCGACATCCAAAACAGGACACCCTTTGCCGCCGCGACCTACGCGGATGTCTGGCAGAACACCGACGGAAGAGTCCGCGTCGATGCTTCGCGCTGCGTAAACGAATGCACGGAATGCGCAAAAGATCTCTGCCCGGTCGCGGCTATAAGACCCGACCTCTCGATCGGCAAAGCATGCATGGGATGTCTGACCTGCATAACCGTCTGCAGACATCAGGTGTTTTCCGCAAACGCGGGAACACTGCATATTCCCGATGCGGATATTCGAATCGGTCTTCGCCAGTCCGACCGCGTTCGGGGAAACCGGGCCGCTGCCCTGGTCCGCGACCGGATCTCTTCCGGCGCATGGAGGTTTTAG
- a CDS encoding DUF4276 family protein encodes MVTLFISCEGYTEEVFIKRLMAKELAHLGITIIPIIVMTSKSKSGVVRRGGCSSYEKIRKDVLNLCRRPGSYVTTMYDFYKFPAIPGYTVSYDLASPLERVTEMEAAFFEDIDRENFHANIQLHEFETLLFSDPSAFSVCGMSKKQVKKLAAVRRDFLPEEIDGGEMTAPSKRILRVNPGYQKPTDGLTVAREIGLDKMCAECPHFGKWVSWIKTLPETAKQTEREK; translated from the coding sequence ATGGTCACCCTGTTCATCTCCTGCGAAGGGTATACCGAAGAGGTTTTTATCAAACGCCTGATGGCAAAGGAACTGGCGCATCTGGGAATCACGATTATTCCTATCATCGTGATGACATCGAAAAGCAAATCCGGGGTCGTGCGCCGCGGTGGCTGCTCGTCGTATGAAAAGATCAGAAAGGATGTCCTGAACCTCTGCAGACGGCCTGGTTCGTATGTTACGACGATGTACGATTTCTATAAATTTCCGGCGATCCCGGGATACACGGTATCTTATGATCTGGCGTCTCCTCTAGAACGGGTAACCGAGATGGAAGCGGCGTTTTTTGAGGATATCGATCGGGAAAATTTTCATGCGAACATCCAGCTGCATGAGTTCGAGACCCTGCTGTTTTCCGATCCCTCGGCTTTTTCCGTCTGCGGGATGAGTAAAAAACAGGTAAAAAAACTCGCCGCGGTCCGCAGGGATTTTCTTCCCGAAGAGATCGACGGCGGGGAAATGACCGCACCTTCCAAAAGGATCCTGCGGGTCAATCCCGGATATCAAAAACCGACCGACGGCCTCACGGTCGCACGGGAGATTGGTCTTGATAAGATGTGTGCCGAGTGCCCGCATTTTGGAAAATGGGTTTCCTGGATCAAAACGCTCCCTGAAACGGCAAAACAAACCGAACGTGAGAAGTAA
- the comE gene encoding sulfopyruvate decarboxylase subunit beta: MNEETVLRIMHEEGIDMVASLPCDKNKRFTALLETEFSVIDLAREEDGVGIGAGVVLAGKRPLVSIQSSGLGNMLNALLSLSCVYHFPLPILASWRGVCDEKICAQIPFNAPLPKLLDVYNIPYRICRSAEDLEGIREVIKGAFTQQTPYVALILPSCWDPQQESPITYPKRSLPDRTFFLPGYSEPKLTRLKAIEKIVSAVPENAVIISNIGVPSKELYASGDRPGNFYMLGSYMQASAIGLGCAFSSPKTPVYVIDGDGSLLGSAVLPVIAAQKCENLHIMALDNGTFGSTGNQISPAYETADIGMLARAAGIGSVERAVSPEDISRAVAKGTSFVHLLIRPENSASPNIPLSPEEIRSRTELFIRKNG; the protein is encoded by the coding sequence ATGAACGAAGAAACGGTTCTTCGGATCATGCATGAAGAGGGGATCGACATGGTCGCTTCCCTGCCGTGCGATAAAAACAAGCGGTTTACTGCGCTTTTAGAGACGGAGTTTTCGGTCATCGACCTTGCCCGCGAAGAGGATGGGGTCGGGATCGGGGCTGGAGTGGTTCTCGCCGGAAAACGTCCGCTCGTCTCGATCCAGAGCTCGGGCCTTGGGAATATGCTCAACGCTCTTCTGTCGCTTTCCTGCGTGTATCACTTCCCTCTGCCGATCCTGGCAAGCTGGCGAGGCGTCTGCGATGAGAAGATCTGTGCCCAGATCCCGTTCAATGCCCCGCTGCCGAAACTTCTGGATGTGTACAACATCCCTTACCGGATCTGCAGATCCGCGGAGGATCTGGAAGGGATCCGAGAGGTCATAAAGGGGGCGTTTACACAGCAGACGCCCTATGTCGCTCTGATCCTTCCCTCCTGCTGGGACCCGCAGCAGGAATCGCCCATTACGTATCCGAAACGTTCGCTTCCGGACCGGACGTTTTTCCTTCCCGGATACTCTGAGCCAAAACTCACAAGACTCAAGGCGATCGAAAAAATCGTTTCAGCGGTTCCAGAAAACGCGGTCATCATCTCCAACATCGGGGTCCCGTCCAAGGAACTGTATGCCTCAGGAGACCGGCCAGGAAACTTCTACATGCTCGGCAGCTACATGCAGGCGTCCGCGATCGGGCTCGGTTGTGCGTTTTCTTCACCGAAAACGCCCGTCTATGTGATAGATGGGGACGGAAGTCTGCTTGGATCCGCAGTTCTTCCGGTGATCGCGGCACAGAAATGCGAAAATCTGCATATTATGGCGCTGGACAACGGCACATTCGGCAGCACAGGAAACCAGATCAGTCCGGCGTATGAAACCGCCGATATCGGCATGCTCGCACGTGCAGCCGGAATCGGCTCGGTCGAACGCGCCGTATCTCCGGAAGATATCTCACGTGCCGTGGCCAAAGGAACTTCATTCGTTCATCTGCTGATACGCCCGGAAAACTCGGCGTCCCCCAATATCCCTCTCTCCCCCGAAGAGATCCGCAGTAGAACGGAACTGTTCATCCGGAAAAACGGATAA
- a CDS encoding PKD domain-containing protein, whose amino-acid sequence MILKRLILVLLVAFLIIGCVGAVNADTPTPTETATTTLTPTETATTTPTPTETATTTLTPTETATTTPTPTETATTTPTPTETATTTPTPTETATTTPTPTETATTTPTPTETATTTPTLIDITTLYITGLTPPVFGAAPDTTFFVSGGGTPVSVSWNAGTSTFGENTQYTATVTIKNATGYVFSTEPTVFLNNAFISPAYVTLDTATQRLTFTYTFPKTESKILPTITLSANVTTGTVPLPVKFTYTVANATSTSWVYGDGSSLSLPSYSGTLNHTYTTVGNYTANLTATNANGTVYKTVVITVNKVGLDASFTASSSSGTAPLTVLFVDTSAGSPTQWIWDFGGLGSSATKNPSYTFTTAGTYIVKLTVIDSTGATDSYSRAIYVNAPASTSTPTPTQTTALTTTGTTLTLGELSIPGPIDIIKEFMHLFYSIFDPANYLMTANASNTT is encoded by the coding sequence ATGATACTGAAACGATTGATATTGGTACTTCTCGTGGCATTTTTGATAATTGGATGCGTGGGGGCGGTGAATGCTGACACGCCAACACCAACGGAAACGGCCACGACAACCCTAACACCAACGGAAACGGCCACGACAACCCCAACACCAACGGAAACGGCCACGACAACCCTAACACCAACGGAAACGGCCACGACAACCCCAACACCAACGGAAACGGCCACGACAACCCCAACACCAACGGAAACGGCCACGACAACCCCAACACCAACGGAAACGGCCACGACAACCCCAACACCAACGGAAACGGCCACAACAACCCCAACACCAACGGAAACGGCCACAACAACCCCAACACTAATCGACATCACCACCCTCTACATCACTGGATTGACACCCCCGGTATTTGGCGCAGCACCAGACACTACCTTCTTCGTTTCAGGGGGGGGGACGCCGGTAAGTGTATCCTGGAATGCCGGGACTTCAACCTTCGGTGAAAACACGCAGTACACCGCGACCGTCACCATAAAGAATGCCACAGGATACGTATTTTCAACCGAACCTACTGTCTTCCTTAACAATGCTTTTATTTCTCCAGCATACGTTACGCTGGATACCGCAACGCAGCGGCTTACCTTTACCTACACCTTCCCGAAAACCGAATCAAAGATTCTCCCAACCATCACGCTCTCCGCAAATGTCACTACAGGTACCGTGCCGTTGCCGGTCAAATTCACTTATACGGTAGCCAATGCCACATCGACCTCGTGGGTCTACGGTGATGGATCTTCTCTCTCTCTTCCCTCATACAGCGGAACACTCAATCACACCTACACGACCGTCGGAAACTATACGGCAAATCTTACAGCCACCAATGCCAACGGGACGGTGTACAAAACGGTCGTGATCACGGTAAATAAAGTAGGACTCGATGCATCTTTCACGGCATCATCCAGTTCCGGAACTGCGCCTCTGACCGTTTTGTTCGTTGATACGTCTGCTGGTTCTCCTACCCAATGGATATGGGACTTCGGCGGGCTTGGCTCATCGGCGACGAAGAATCCTTCCTACACCTTTACCACGGCAGGAACCTATATCGTTAAGCTGACGGTCATCGACAGCACGGGAGCAACGGATTCGTATTCTCGGGCTATTTATGTGAATGCTCCGGCAAGTACATCCACCCCCACCCCAACTCAGACGACCGCTCTGACTACCACGGGTACCACATTGACGTTAGGTGAACTCAGCATTCCTGGCCCTATCGATATCATCAAAGAGTTCATGCACCTCTTCTACAGTATATTCGACCCGGCCAATTATCTGATGACCGCAAACGCGAGTAATACGACCTAA
- a CDS encoding GyrI-like domain-containing protein — MEKIDYKKAFPDLYKPKTSPSAVDVPPMTFIMVDGKGNPNDPNGEYPCAVELLYGLSYTIKMNKKGETRPNGYFEYVVPPLEGLWSLDDSADFKNKDTFLWTSMIRQPEFVTAEVFAETCPMVEEKKHLDTAKARLEIFSEGLCVQCMHIGPFDDEPATLDKMDAFIRENGFVHDFAGRRHHEIYLSDPRKTEPAKMKTILRVPVKKA, encoded by the coding sequence ATGGAGAAAATAGATTATAAAAAAGCATTTCCTGATCTGTATAAGCCGAAGACGAGCCCGTCCGCGGTGGATGTTCCGCCCATGACCTTCATTATGGTCGACGGGAAAGGAAATCCGAACGATCCAAACGGTGAGTATCCCTGTGCGGTCGAGCTGCTCTACGGTCTTTCATACACGATCAAAATGAACAAAAAAGGGGAGACGAGGCCGAACGGCTACTTTGAGTATGTCGTGCCTCCGCTTGAAGGGTTGTGGAGTCTGGACGACTCTGCCGACTTCAAAAACAAAGATACGTTCCTCTGGACATCCATGATCCGCCAGCCGGAGTTCGTGACGGCTGAGGTGTTTGCAGAAACATGCCCCATGGTCGAAGAAAAGAAGCATCTGGATACGGCAAAGGCGCGGCTCGAGATCTTTTCCGAAGGTCTTTGTGTCCAGTGCATGCATATAGGGCCCTTCGACGATGAACCGGCGACGCTTGACAAGATGGATGCCTTCATCCGCGAAAACGGTTTTGTCCATGACTTCGCCGGCCGCCGGCATCATGAGATTTATCTTTCGGATCCGCGAAAAACCGAACCAGCGAAGATGAAGACCATCCTTCGGGTGCCGGTAAAAAAAGCGTGA
- a CDS encoding cysteate synthase, with amino-acid sequence MGDYVLRCLTGGEVLEDHYTLACPHHPGFVRAEYTAKQLTVRENLPGVFRFSDWLPVRGSVPTRSRPVTFQNRELCRELGQPNLWITFTGYYPERGCYVPTGSFKELEALPTIVRLNEAGGGTLVVASAGNTGRAFAQMSAEFGTPVVLVVPESSADKLWTAGYFDHSSIRLVTVRGDYTDAIKTADKICEAPGFFPEGGGKNIARRDGMGCVMLDGAVTIGKLPEYYFQAVGSGTGGIAAWEAAIRLIGDGRFGSKFPELHLSQNLPFVPMVRAWNAGRDHIIDEDMPDAQASISAVSAHVLTNRTPPYGICGGVYDAMKSCGGQMYTVENKDAASAASLFAEAENGIDIDPAAAVAFASLISAAEEGSIRTNADILLNITGGGYQRVKKDCETAKIGVYETVDTGEVPVL; translated from the coding sequence ATGGGCGATTACGTTTTGCGCTGTCTTACCGGTGGGGAAGTTCTCGAAGATCATTATACGCTTGCCTGCCCGCATCATCCGGGTTTTGTCCGGGCAGAGTATACAGCCAAACAATTGACCGTCCGGGAGAATCTGCCGGGCGTATTCCGGTTCAGTGACTGGCTCCCGGTCCGCGGCTCGGTCCCGACACGATCAAGACCCGTGACCTTTCAAAACCGGGAACTCTGCCGCGAGCTCGGACAGCCGAATCTCTGGATTACGTTTACCGGCTATTATCCGGAGCGCGGCTGTTATGTCCCGACTGGTTCGTTCAAGGAACTGGAAGCTTTGCCGACGATCGTCCGACTGAATGAGGCGGGAGGCGGAACGCTGGTTGTAGCGTCCGCCGGAAACACGGGCCGGGCGTTTGCCCAGATGTCCGCGGAGTTTGGGACACCTGTCGTATTAGTCGTACCGGAAAGTTCGGCCGACAAGCTTTGGACCGCAGGATACTTCGATCACAGCAGCATTCGGCTCGTCACGGTCCGCGGAGATTACACCGATGCGATCAAAACGGCCGATAAAATCTGCGAAGCCCCCGGATTTTTCCCGGAAGGCGGCGGCAAAAACATCGCCCGCCGGGACGGGATGGGCTGTGTGATGCTCGATGGTGCCGTCACGATAGGAAAACTGCCCGAGTATTACTTCCAGGCGGTCGGGTCGGGCACCGGAGGGATCGCCGCATGGGAGGCTGCGATCCGTCTGATCGGGGATGGGCGATTCGGCAGTAAATTTCCGGAACTTCACCTCTCGCAGAACCTTCCATTCGTTCCGATGGTCCGTGCATGGAACGCCGGCAGGGATCATATCATAGATGAGGATATGCCGGATGCGCAGGCTTCGATTTCTGCAGTATCCGCCCATGTCCTGACCAACCGTACACCCCCTTACGGGATTTGCGGCGGGGTGTATGATGCGATGAAATCCTGCGGGGGTCAAATGTATACCGTGGAAAACAAAGATGCGGCGAGTGCGGCGTCCCTCTTCGCCGAAGCGGAAAACGGAATCGACATCGATCCTGCCGCCGCCGTTGCCTTTGCGTCCCTCATCTCTGCAGCCGAAGAAGGCTCCATCAGGACAAACGCGGACATTTTGCTGAACATCACCGGCGGGGGATACCAGCGGGTGAAAAAGGACTGCGAAACCGCAAAAATAGGCGTTTACGAAACAGTCGATACCGGAGAGGTGCCGGTATTATGA
- a CDS encoding Yip1 family protein has product MHANEVQHYASPILVKNRQFFATLTSERLIIEGGPSPREFKVSSILSAHPCKLETGEPGLKLIISTPEGQKEMIWGFPVDAKFKAGEQEAWADQIARAGGEKPFAEGKSEGAGPQNAPVPRRQTQERKPAVPEPEIPAIRIRPDFVSGESVAIETAGVRVKRTFYTIYLTNIRLILQNTAGKIGREFAIAELMDAASFETEAGEPAIALSVGSQTGAKQMVMSFPTESARVAWMQELKAKLPVRQTLISAAPEPMVVTCTGLFSPDAGERVALSTGGVRIKRNYVTLHLTNTRLVIEGKSSILGEFALNTLARAIRLAGEVGEPGIALQIVGREGEKELHLLFSGMPDRELWIQKLSEIIPEEDQSVYAPESAQYTVTTVSPPSQRNSQDMYCPACGARNHVDDEVCALCGSLLHPGLMSAESSRSPARREKRTKAERSAGREKPAKRDRREKPEKMPYNGGVIGFLTRPSDAYSYYMRERPRDALGMFLLSGALWAVLTVLMITYVAPIVLRISVTDYPIFSALQTDLMLLVLFILVLYVIWLIAVLIQALVTGITARVCEPEVRFSEITAIVMRSTLSYAVIGWIPILGQFAASIWSAAVTWKGLAAGQNMRAGQAAVSAFLGMILVYVLMFAVGSI; this is encoded by the coding sequence ATGCACGCAAATGAAGTCCAGCATTACGCATCGCCGATTCTCGTAAAAAACCGGCAGTTTTTTGCCACTCTTACAAGTGAGCGGCTGATCATCGAAGGAGGGCCTTCGCCAAGGGAGTTTAAGGTAAGCAGTATCCTCTCGGCACATCCCTGTAAACTGGAAACCGGAGAACCAGGTCTCAAGCTTATCATCTCGACACCCGAAGGGCAAAAGGAGATGATCTGGGGATTTCCGGTAGATGCTAAATTCAAGGCCGGAGAGCAGGAAGCATGGGCGGATCAGATCGCCCGGGCCGGCGGCGAAAAACCGTTTGCCGAGGGAAAAAGCGAGGGCGCCGGGCCGCAGAATGCCCCCGTCCCCCGTCGCCAAACTCAGGAGAGGAAGCCCGCCGTTCCCGAACCGGAGATCCCGGCAATCAGGATCCGGCCGGATTTTGTTTCCGGCGAATCGGTTGCGATCGAAACGGCGGGGGTCCGGGTAAAGCGGACATTTTATACCATATATCTGACGAATATCAGGCTGATCCTGCAGAATACGGCCGGCAAGATCGGGCGTGAATTTGCAATTGCGGAGCTGATGGATGCGGCATCGTTCGAGACCGAGGCGGGAGAACCGGCGATCGCACTTTCCGTCGGATCGCAGACCGGCGCGAAACAGATGGTGATGTCGTTTCCAACAGAGTCGGCAAGGGTCGCCTGGATGCAGGAGCTGAAAGCGAAGCTGCCGGTCAGACAGACGCTGATTTCGGCCGCTCCCGAACCGATGGTGGTGACCTGTACCGGGTTATTTTCACCGGATGCGGGAGAGCGGGTTGCTCTGTCGACAGGAGGCGTTCGGATCAAGCGCAATTACGTTACGCTGCATCTGACGAACACGCGGCTGGTGATCGAGGGGAAATCCTCGATCCTCGGCGAGTTCGCGCTGAACACGCTTGCCAGGGCGATCCGTCTCGCAGGAGAGGTGGGCGAACCGGGTATTGCTCTGCAGATCGTCGGAAGAGAGGGAGAGAAGGAGCTGCATCTGCTGTTTTCCGGCATGCCGGACCGCGAACTGTGGATCCAGAAGCTTTCCGAGATTATCCCCGAAGAGGATCAGTCGGTGTATGCGCCGGAGTCGGCGCAGTATACTGTGACGACGGTAAGTCCGCCGTCCCAGAGAAATTCTCAGGATATGTATTGTCCGGCGTGCGGAGCGCGAAACCATGTGGATGATGAGGTGTGCGCTTTGTGCGGATCTCTTCTGCATCCGGGTTTGATGTCCGCGGAGTCGTCACGGAGTCCTGCACGCCGAGAGAAGCGGACGAAGGCTGAGAGATCAGCGGGACGGGAAAAACCCGCAAAACGGGACCGGCGGGAGAAGCCGGAAAAAATGCCGTATAACGGCGGCGTGATCGGGTTTCTGACCAGACCGTCGGATGCGTATTCCTATTATATGCGCGAAAGACCGCGGGATGCTCTCGGGATGTTTTTGTTGTCTGGAGCGTTGTGGGCGGTTCTTACGGTTTTGATGATCACGTATGTGGCTCCGATCGTTTTGCGGATATCCGTTACGGACTATCCGATCTTTTCCGCTCTGCAGACCGATCTGATGTTGCTGGTCCTTTTCATTCTGGTCCTGTATGTAATCTGGCTGATCGCGGTGCTGATTCAGGCATTGGTTACCGGAATCACGGCACGGGTCTGTGAACCGGAAGTACGGTTTTCCGAGATTACAGCGATCGTTATGCGAAGTACGCTTTCCTATGCGGTGATCGGCTGGATCCCGATTCTGGGTCAGTTTGCGGCAAGTATCTGGTCTGCTGCGGTAACGTGGAAAGGTCTTGCAGCAGGTCAGAATATGCGGGCCGGTCAGGCAGCTGTCTCGGCATTTCTTGGTATGATCCTTGTGTATGTGCTGATGTTTGCGGTCGGATCGATTTAA
- a CDS encoding HdeD family acid-resistance protein codes for MTENSCPMCGSTFGSLLAKGILMIILGILMMVFTLASLFASEILLAVLLIFVGITLLTAGTTFFGEVKRTWWVVLLGILVILFGILALIFPAIMLVYAMYVLAAAALIGGVTDLALALMGTSAQVNRGLLAVSGILGIILGILFLINPIISAFTIVEIAGIFFFAFGIVAIIEAFMAKSATA; via the coding sequence ATGACTGAAAATTCCTGTCCTATGTGCGGAAGTACCTTCGGGTCGCTTTTGGCAAAAGGCATATTGATGATCATTCTCGGTATCCTGATGATGGTTTTCACTCTGGCATCCCTGTTTGCCAGCGAGATCCTGCTTGCGGTCCTGCTGATCTTCGTGGGTATCACTCTTCTGACCGCAGGAACAACGTTTTTCGGTGAAGTAAAACGCACCTGGTGGGTCGTTCTTCTCGGTATCCTTGTGATTCTCTTCGGCATCCTGGCTCTGATCTTCCCAGCTATCATGCTTGTGTACGCGATGTATGTTCTCGCAGCAGCCGCATTGATCGGCGGAGTCACCGACCTTGCCCTTGCCCTGATGGGGACCTCAGCTCAGGTCAACCGCGGTCTTCTCGCCGTTTCCGGTATCCTCGGCATCATTCTCGGTATCCTGTTCCTGATCAATCCGATCATCTCGGCATTCACGATCGTCGAGATCGCGGGTATCTTCTTCTTTGCTTTCGGTATCGTTGCGATCATCGAAGCATTCATGGCAAAATCCGCGACCGCATAA